The following DNA comes from Triticum aestivum cultivar Chinese Spring chromosome 3D, IWGSC CS RefSeq v2.1, whole genome shotgun sequence.
GTCACAGGGATTTTGCAACATTACGATCTGCATTATAatgtcgctgtcatcatcatcaaaaaACATCGCTGTACTCGGACAGCAATTATCAACAATAAGGTTGAAACTGGCACTCACTCGCAGGTATTAGCTGTAGGGCGTGTCTATGAATCAGGCAAATTAATGGCAGCAAGTGGGATAGTGATCAACAATGAAAGTAAACTCGATTGCAAAGATCTTAGGATCTCCACTTGTCAAATCACTAAGGTATGGTGTGTTAGTTTCTACTACATTTATTTGTTTGGTGGAAGTATGTGTAGTTTAATCAATCAACATATCTGTGTAGCTTACAAGCATCATGTTCTTTCTACTGGTTACTTTTGTCTTGTGCTAGGCTGGGATTGGGGGCCCTCTTATTGATTCTGATGGGAACTTTATTGGCATGAACTTCTATGGCTTGGAAGAAACTCCCTACATGCCACGGGATACAATTGTGAAACTCTTGGGGAATTTTGATGCAAAAGGGTATGTTTTCTATCATCATCAATAAATTTCGCCTCTTGTCTTACATATTAACTGGTTAAAACTATACCTTTTGGTTTATGTGTAGGACTGCTGATTTTACCAAAGTTCCTGCACCAAACAGGTTTTTAAAATATTATTATGCATTCAACAAGACCTTGATTCAGACATGCACTATTCATGGACTTACTTATGATTTCATCATAACAGATGGCCTGTGCCTAAGCCATATTGGTGCTATCCGGTGTGGCATGAACGGAAGGAAGGAACAGACTTGCTGGAATTTCTTGAACAAGAATTTCGCTATGACTAATGTGAATTTTATTGCCATGCCTATATTGTCAACCTGCTGACCGAGTCGCTTGTGAAGCTGATCATGTGCAGCAAGCATCAGTCGAGTTGCTCTGTAAATTTGAATCCCTTTACTGGGCACTTTCATGTAGTATATGTTGTGCCAGCTAGTCGAGGCACTTACACAAGACCTCTTGTTGCTTTATGTGGTAAACCACATGTAATCTATAAGGTGGAACCGTGCATCCAATTAGCCAAATCACTAGTTGCCGGCTTCTAGTAAATCAACATTTGGTGAAAAAAAATTAAATCCAAAAGAATTATCGCGTTTGTGCATCATGTGTCTTTTTAAATATAAAAAATGTAAATGGGGCTCGACCTGAATTGAATCCTGGTCGCGAGGGGAAGCAAAGGCATAGCTAACCAATAAGCCTGCTTTCAGTTAATGGTTAGTAGTAGGATCGCGACCTactaggggcgatcaggttttctCTGTTTTCTTTCCCTTTCTcagatttttttccatttttttggttttttctttgtttttttttcattcCACATTCTtttatacatgattaacatttttttcagatatttgttcaacattttcatGTACTTGTTTAactttttttatatacataatcaacatttcttcaaataatcgttattttctttcaaatacttgttcaatatttttcaaatacttggtgttaaggtttgtgattccctatacaagcacgaaagtcaatagtcatgtaatacaattacatcctacttgcggtgcattgttcggtgttagttatgcttaatgctcgttaatgaaaattttcgtttcttggttggttgcttcttaaTCTTTTTGCTAGTCTCCACTTGTATTAAATAGAAATACTACTTATGCATTCaaaatctttaaacccagttttgccatatgagtccactatacctacctatatgcggtatttccatgttgttttaagtaaatttatatgtgccatttctaatttttaaaatgaatttcctttttgtgtgttcGTACTGCTCATGAAGCGGCGGGAGTGgctaatatttttccatgctagatgtgttaattcttaagatgagtgtttattcacttgtcattgcatgagagtacgacggtaatagggatgcccagtcccgaaatgaaaaagaaatttactttatgttgtcaaataataaattccttagaaagtgttggtatggaaggtacCCGTAGATACGGCTAgtcatggattgtgaaagaatggtggaaaaatgaataaattttattttatgtttgagaaccgcctatgatgtatctaacATGAAAAATATTGGGAACTACtcagtcgttttcgttgacagcaaaagcatgcctctcaaaatgttttatctcttaaattttttcgctttgagctctggcacctctataaatttctgcttccctctgcgaagggcctatctatttacttcatgcattttttattttttatttgagtccgcgtcttctcttataaagcaccaactagggaacattatgttcatacttgtgcattggatgtagttaatatttgagtatgtttcatgaatggatcaatgattgagcatgatgggctaggggtaACTTTCTTTAGTGTTAATATTTTAaaagacatagttgcttgttgatatgcttgagtattgaagtcttcatgtcaaaactagactgttgcttgaatcatctaaaagtccaaatgtccatgctacaaaagaaaaagaatatgtgatgaacatgttaggcagcattctacaacaaaaattctgtttttatcatttacctaatcgaggacgaacaggaattaagcttggggacgctaataagtctccaacatatctataatttttgattgttccatgctgttatattatcattctggatgttttacaatcattttatagcaactttatatcattttttgggactaacctatcgacatagtgcccaatgctagttgctgttttttgcttgttttttactttgcagaatatcagtaccaaacggagtccaaacacaacaaatttttttggagttttttttggaccagaagacaacttgggagccaaggaagcacctgggggaggcccgtggggcccacaagacaccagggcgcgctagaggcccctagcacgccctgatgggttgtggggcccacgagggtctcctccatcgcctcttcgccctataaatttccaaatattccaggaaccttaggggagtcgacgaaacacaacttcagctgccgcaagttcaagaaccaccagatccaatctaacatcatcacggaggggttcatcatcctcattggtgcctctccgatgatgcgtgagtagttcaccatagacctacaggtccataggcaGTAGATAGATGACTTCTTctatctttttgattctcaatacaatggtctcttggagatctatttgatgtaatgactttttgtggtgtgtttgttgggatccaatgaaggtcgagtttatgatcagatctatatccatgaatattatttgagtcttctttgatctcttatatgcatgattatttatagcctcatatttcttctttgaatctttggtttagttaggccaactagatcgatttttcttgccatgggaagaggtgctttgtgataggttcgatcttacggtgtcctcacccagtgacagaaggggtagcgaggcacgtatgtatcgttgctattaaggataacaagatggggtctattcctacatgagtagatcttgtctacatcatgtcatcgttcttattgcattactccgtttttccatgaacttaatacactagatgcatgctgcatagcggtcgatgtgtggagtaatagtaatagatgcagaatcgtttcggtctatcaatcttggacgtgatgcctatatattgatcatttctttggatatcgtcataattatttgttcttctatcaattgcccaacagtaatttgtttacccaccatgtgttattttctcgagagaagccactagtgaaatctacggcccccgggtctatcttttatcatattgctttcagatctatttTTTTCcgcatttgttttcagatctattatttcaaaaacccaaaaatatcttgctgcactttttctttatttattttattttgcgttttgttcagatctatttatccaaacacacactatttaatctatctttttgccgaggagggattgacaacccctcttacgtgttgggttgcgaggatttgttctttatgtgcaggtaccatttacatagtgttgcttggttctcctactggattgataccttggtttcataactgagggaaatacctaccgtagctgtactgcatcatcccttcctctttgaggaaataccgacgcAATTTCAAGCCACATCACGCCACCACCTCATCAACCGATGATGGCCGAAGAGGAGGAGCTAGTGCGGAGGGTGCTCGAGGACTCCGAGAGGGACAATGAGAGGAGCCAGCAGGAGCAGTGGGAAGGCCTTAAGGTGCAGATGGCACCGTCGACCACCGACGACGTTGTCATCCCAGAGCTTGAGGGGATGGAGGAGTCGGACGACGCGGAGCCGCTGTAGAAccggaggctgaaggaaatatgccctagaggcaataataaagttgttattttataattccttattcatgataaatgtttattattcatgctagaattgtattgatcggaaacctaaatacatgtgtgaatacatatacaaacactgtgtccctagtgagcctctacttgactagctcgttgctcaaagatggttaaggtttcctaaccatagacatgagttgtcatttgataacggggtcacatcattagaagaatgatgtacaagacccatccgttagcttagcataatgatcgttcagttttattgctattgctttctttatgtcaaatgcacattccttcgactatgagattatgcaactcccggataccgaaggaatgccttgtgtgctatcaaacgtcacaatgtaactgggtgattataaagatgctctacaggtacatctgaaggtgtttgttgagttggcatatatcgagattaggatttgtcactccgagtatcggagaggtatctctgggccctctcggtaatacacatcataagcttgcaagcaaatgactaaggagttggtcacgaggtgatgtattacggaacgagtaaagagacttgccggtaacgagattgaactaggtatgaagataccgacgatcgaatctcgggcaagtaacataccgatggacaaaggaattgtgtatgttgtcataacggttcgaccgataaagatcttcacagaatatgtaggagccaatatgagaatccaggttccgctcttggttattgacctgagaggtgtctcggtcatgtctacatagttctcgaacctgtagggtccgcacgcttaacgttcgatgacgatattgtattatatgagttatgtgatttggtgatcgaatgttattcggagtcccggatgagttcacggacatgacaaggagtctcgaaatggtcgagaggtaaagattcatatataggacgatggtattcggacatcgaaagtgtttcggggggtaccgggtacatatcgggtcaccggaaggggttccgggcacccgtgacaaaagatatgggccttatgggccaagaggggaaacacaacagccactaggggctgctgcgccccccatatgggccgcaccagaggagaaggaaagaggggaagggataaggaaaggggggattcggcctctcccttccttccctcctccctcctctttcctttcccctccgaTAAATAAGGAGGGGGGGCACCGGCCATGggaaggccccaagtaggattcggcctacttgcgcgcctccttggctgcctcccctctccccccacctatatatatgtgtgtgggtgggggggggggggggggggggggctagcacaGCTCAGACTATtgcatagccgtgtgcggtgcccccttccatcatTTACTCCcatggtcatatcttcgtagtgcttaggcgaagccctgcgcgcatcacttcaccatcaccgtcaccacgccatcgtgctgacggaactcatctactacctcgacaccttgctgtatcaagaaggcgagggacgtcaccgagctgaacgtgtgcagaactcggacgtgccgtacgttcggtacttgatcggtcggagctagaagaaagttcgactacatcaaccgcgttgtcaaacgcccccgcttacgatctacgagggtacgtagacacactttaccctctcgttgctatgcatctccatgaatagatcattgagtgtgcgtagatttttttcttCCATGCAACGTTTACCAACAAAGGCATGCAGTGAAGACGGCGGCCGGGATGGCGGCTACGGCTGATCTAGGGTTTCATTTGGAGTATGCTTTTTTAATGTTTTAAGTTTAATGCATGTGGATAGTTCAGCCGTGAGAACTTTAATGTAATATATAGTTATCGTTTAAAGGGATATTCCCGCTTTTTATGTCTTTTTTATATTATAATTGAAGTGTAAACTCGAACGCTTTTGCCAAATGCGACGGGCCGTTAGGGGCACCGACCGGCGGATGACTGCAAATGGATACTCATGTTTGTTTTGCCTACGCAAACAGAAATCTAGACAAATCGGGCCTTCATTTGTGGTCGTGCGCCTAAGAGCAACTCCAGCGCGATGACCCAAATTGTGTCCGTTTTTTCTTGCATTTTATCCATTTAGGTTGGCCAAGCGGACGATATTGTCCGTTTTTGTTTTGGGTCGACGTGAGCGTACCCATTTTGAGCGGAAATAGCCTATTCTTTTGAAAAAAACAACAAGAGCCGTCGAGGCTTCTGCGGTCGCCGGTCAAGATGAACGGCGCATGCGTGCCTTTGCTTGCGGAGACGAGCGTTGTCGCGGAGGAGCTCCTGCGCCTGGTCCGCTCGCCAGTTGTCAGGGTGGTGGTGGAGCCGGCGACGGACGTGCCCGCCACGGCCGAGGTGCTGCGGGGCACCGGGGTCATGTACCGGCACCTAGCCTTCTGGCCCGAGGAAAACTacaccatcgccgccgccgaggcccatGTGCAGTGCAACATTCTGCTCCCGCATGTCGAGAAGCACCACCGGCGTCGCCCACTTCTTCGTTGAGATTTGCCAGATCGAGTGAGTACTACCACTAGCACGACGAGATCCGCCGGCGGGGACGGGCGCCTCCGGCCGCCTACCTCCGGGCGGACCTAGCGGAGCGGTGCCGCACCGCTGGAGGACGCTGAAGGAAGCGCCGCCACGTCGTTGGCTCGTGGCGGGAGGGTGGGTGGTGGGCCAAGGGGGGAGAGAAAAGAAGAGGAGAGATGGAATGGGGAAGGTGGATGACAGATGGGCCAGGCCGGACCGAGGAGAACGCAGGAAACATCTGGTCTGTGCCCGCCTCCGACCCAAATGACCCAAATTTGTGATGGAAATGGATACAAGCAGATACAAAATGGATACAAAATGGAAATGATGGGGTCACTATGTTGGGTATTAATTTTTAGCCAGTCAGACACAGACAGACGCAAGCGGACCAAATGGGTCGCTGCGTTGGAGTTGCTTTGTTAGAAGTGCAACCGGGTGAAAGTTATGCCTTtcagagcaactccaacgcagGTACCCATTTCGTCCTCCaccgtccgtttggatcggcgcggACAAAAATGAAGGCCCAACACGCCGACCCATTGCAAACCGCATTCGCGCCGACCCATTTGCGGtagaaatgcgtcggcgcggacgcgaagcgAACGCCTCACGCGCCTTCTCGATGTCCGCCGCGTCCCCGCCTGACGGCCGTCCAACCTCCGTGGCTAGCTTAATGTATGACGACCGCCCACCTCAGGCCCACACGTCAACGACGGCGGTCGACCTTTTTTAATCCGagagtgcggggggggggggggggcatcctcATCCGCTCCAGAAGCCCCACGTCCCCAACTCGCCACCCTCTACTCCCTCGTCGGCGGCAACCCTATCCACCCCTCTCCCCCGCCGTCTCCCTGCAAGGATGGGTTTCTTCTCCAGCAAAGACAAGGGCAAGGACCCTGCCACCCCTCTCCCCCGCCCCGCCTCCGCCTGCGTCTTCTCGCCGGCTGAGGCAGTGCGCGAGCGTCCTAGTGCACCAGACGAAGTGACACTGGGAGAACCGCGCCCCTCTCCCCTACCGCGATGTCACTCTGCCTCCGGAGAGGATCCCAGGTGGGCGAGGGTGCACGCGGAGGAGGTGTGGCGCCAGCGGGTGCTGCTGACGGCGGAGCAGCGCCGTGACTCCGCCTACGACGTCGACTCGCCTTATTGGGCACGTTGATTCGCCTCCGAGCACGAGGAGGCCAGGCGGCACGGCGTCCACGTCGTCTCGCATGGCTCCCCGTCGACGCCCCTCGTCGTTCGCGACGAGGACCAGGCGGCTGTCCTTCgagagagcgaggaggaggaggaggaggaggacgaggcacgcATAGCGGAGGCCATGGCGCTGTCCGCGGCCGACGACTGCGTCGTGCCACCGCTGGCCCCGCCGTCCCAGCCAGGGCTGAGCCGGAGCCGATCCCCATCAATCGCTATTCCTGGACCGGGAtagtgcgcgagtgggtcagcATGCCACCGATCTGGATGCGGGCGATGAAGGCGCAGGAGCGCGCCTACCTCGAGCAATGGCGCCAGCGAAGGCTGGCCGAGGAGCGTCGTGAGGGCGAGTACCTCGAAATGCTCGAACGCGACGCCGAGGAGGAGCGCCGCGAGgtagaggaggaggcgcgccgtgcCCAGCCCGAGGCTTTGGAATACGACGTTCCCCTGGGCCGGCCCGGCGCCGACACTGATCGACCTCACCGGCCCCGACGTCGACGAAGACGACGCCTAAggcagcgcgccgcctcgtagttttgttttaattaatgttttagtatgtaatgtggacgcgtggactctgGCCGGCCTTTCTAGCCGGCattaatgtttaattaatatttttctatttttgaaataattgtggtctattttttttcaCATGAACTAAAAATTGGGTCGCGTCAGCGTTGGGCGCATGCGCCGACCCAAACACGAAAGCGGACATGGGCGTTCGCCGGGCCGACTCAAACTGACAAAAAGCGGACAGAatggccgtccgtttgggtcggcgcgttggagttgctctcacTAAACCGAAATTGCGTGAAAAATCTTAATCAAACACACACAGCCCAGCGTCCGAGCTCCATGCCATTGCTTGTGATTGATTCTGGTGGTCAAAGGAGAGGCCAGACCACTTTCAGGCTTCAGCCCCGTCTTCCCGAAGCGGCAATGGATGGAGAGCTCTTTACCCGGTGCAGTACCCGGGCTTCCTTATGTGGCTTCGGTCCACCTGCTCGTCCTTGCCCCGGCCACAGAGGGAATCTCGCCGGCCGGCACACATCTCCCTAATGCCCATCCACCCGTCTCCATCCCAATAATGCATCCTTCGTCTCTGTCTCAGTAGTGCTAGCAGCTCCGTCCCTGACATCTCTCCCAGGTCCCAGCCGGCTCTGCGCCACGGCATTCCCGTCCGGCCGCCGCCAACGCGCGCCTCCGGCGATTGTGTGCCGGTAAGTCCCCGCCCCTGTATGCCTAATCCATGTGCGTAGTCAGTACTCCGTAGCAGGAAGGTTACCCAGTCGCCGTAGCAAATCGATCGACCAGGACCTAGCCTGCAGTTCAAACCATGGACGACCATGGCATGGCACCGCTCCTCACTGAGAAAGGACCCGCCGTGAGCGCCCCCGCGCGTGCTCCCCTGCCCCCCTCTCCAACCCTTCTCCGCCCGCACTTCAGATCTAGGCATCTAGCCCACACACATGTATCGTGCTCTTGCCAAGTCGCCGGCTTTGGTGCCCTTGCCAAGTCGCCGGCTTTGCCATGTCAGTAGAAGCTAGCTAGCAAGCACAAGCTGCTACACCCTAGCCTAGATAGTCGGATGTTGTCGGGCCATGGGCAAGGTGTCTGCCTCTTCAATCTCTTTGCAACCAAATGAAGCATTCGCTGCTTTTCGCTAACCACGACATGCATGGTGTCCGAACAAGGAGTTACCAGGAGGCTACATCTGCTAATTAATCAGAAACATAGTGTCTAATTCTTCCGATCCTTCCTGTTTTCCCATCCATGAAACAGATAGACACCTCACCTGAATTCAATAGATATCTGTATGTACACTACTTTTACTACTAATTGTACGTACATCATTCATGGATGCTAATTTGATGCATCGGTTGTTTGCTACTTCTGGTTTTGTTACAGGTTCACACACGCAGACGCAGACATGGCTGGTGGGGTTGAATCTCAGTGGTCCATACGTGTGTTTGAAAGATTTGAGCGTTCTGTGGTGCGACTGAACCATGGAGGTCTTTTTCTTGGCACCGGCTTCGTTGTTTACTGGGACGAGTCCGGGGCGTGCCTCATAATAACATGCCATCATGTTGTTTCGCGTGTACGGATGAATGAAATCGTGGATGCTTACTTCTCTGGGAACACTATACCATCTGCTGTGCGCATAGTTCGTCGTGGCAACGACATCAAAGACCTTGCTTTGCTTCGGGTCCAACGCATGTCTAGCCAAGTCACCAGACCTCCCGTTGTTATGGACTTCTTCCAGCATCCAGTGGCACCGGGATGGGACGTTGTTCTGCTTGGCTATAACGTTTTGCGTAATAATTTTATCCTGGAGCCCTCAACCTGGTCTGGCCGAATCATGTAATTAACCTGCTTATTACTCCTACTATTCAATTCCCTTTTACCTCTGCATGTCATGCCTGGGTTGAGCTAGCTAATTGTTGTCTGTTTAATGCAGTTCCCCGTCAACCAATACACATATCAAATATAGTTGCACAAGCACTGGAGGCATGTCTGGGTCACCTATTGTCCTGGCAGGAGTAAACAAAGTCGTTGGGGTGCATTTCATGAGCAGTGGATCGACTGGGTATGCGATTTGCACCGAAGCTATAAGAGAATACTTAGAAGAATATTTACAAATGGTAAACCCTCAAGTTGGGATACGATTAATTTTGGTAGAACATTAGGGTATAATGATTTTTTTGCTGCAGTCTCAAACATATTTATTTCATATATTTGCTATAGGACAACCTATCGATCGATGAGCTGCTTGTCATAGCTGCTGAAGCAACATGAAGCAGTGCAAGAGGGTTCGAATCAATGAGAAGTTAGCTAGGTAAATGATGATCTCTTTCCCAAAATGCTACTTTCCAGCAATAATGGACACTTAGATACTTACTTAGTAGTTCCATTCAATTAATTGCTACTTCGTAGTAGCATTGTAGTAGTTGAGATATTTCTTCCCAATGACTCCTTTGCACTAGGATTGAACTAGAATTTCCTGTTGACTGCTCTTAGGCATATTCATATGCTATTTTTATGGCACAACCAAATAAAATTTTAATTGTGGTACGGTATCAATCCTACGTTTACGTTTTAGCTGATCCCACAAATCAAGGAGTCTTGCATACTTCGCCGCAAAAAAAGGATCATATACTAATTTAGTTGATGTACCAGCATATCTTTGCAAGTCAAGAAAATAAGCAAAAACATGCACTCCATTTTGTCAGTTAATATGAGACCTATATAAGTGGTCATGCATATGCCTTGAACATGAGTATAATATATACTTAGCTGTGAAAAAAATAGCATCATTATATTCTTACATTGGACTGTACAGTTGTATTTTCATAAAATTTACTCTTTAATTAATCCCAAATTTTATTAGTTTGTACATAACAGCTAGCTCTAGTTTTAATTAGGAATTGAATATACACTGGAATTTTGTTTGTCGTTTTTATGAACATGAAACAT
Coding sequences within:
- the LOC123073940 gene encoding uncharacterized protein isoform X1, with the translated sequence MAGGVESQWSIRVFERFERSVVRLNHGGLFLGTGFVVYWDESGACLIITCHHVVSRVRMNEIVDAYFSGNTIPSAVRIVRRGNDIKDLALLRVQRMSSQVTRPPVVMDFFQHPVAPGWDVVLLGYNVLRNNFILEPSTWSGRIISPSTNTHIKYSCTSTGGMSGSPIVLAGVNKVVGVHFMSSGSTGEQLEHWMLAWGCNMKGGFVCREQLEHWMRTWGCKMKVIGDDRGCNLHTA
- the LOC123073940 gene encoding uncharacterized protein isoform X2; its protein translation is MAGGVESQWSIRVFERFERSVVRLNHGGLFLGTGFVVYWDESGACLIITCHHVVSRVRMNEIVDAYFSGNTIPSAVRIVRRGNDIKDLALLRVQRMSSQVTRPPVVMDFFQHPVAPGWDVVLLGYNVLRNNFILEPSTCSPSTNTHIKYSCTSTGGMSGSPIVLAGVNKVVGVHFMSSGSTGEQLEHWMLAWGCNMKGGFVCREQLEHWMRTWGCKMKVIGDDRGCNLHTA